Proteins encoded together in one Caldicellulosiruptor saccharolyticus DSM 8903 window:
- a CDS encoding Veg family protein — MVDKLHLQQIKKDIEALKGEKVLVRANKGRKKMIEVEGILENTYSNIFVVKFPIDRECKQFRCVTYTYSDLITNTVEIILCRTNTKVNVM; from the coding sequence GTGGTTGATAAGCTACACCTTCAGCAGATCAAAAAGGACATTGAGGCCCTCAAAGGCGAAAAAGTACTTGTGCGTGCAAACAAAGGACGCAAAAAAATGATTGAAGTAGAAGGTATCTTGGAGAACACTTATTCAAATATCTTTGTTGTCAAGTTCCCGATTGACAGAGAGTGCAAACAGTTCAGGTGTGTGACCTATACCTATTCAGACCTTATAACAAATACAGTTGAAATAATTCTTTGTAGGACAAATACAAAGGTAAATGTTATGTAA
- a CDS encoding DUF3794 and LysM peptidoglycan-binding domain-containing protein has protein sequence MDKRYEKIEYMNVYGSDSQKVIVEGEILLPEIKPDVLKVLQTDADVFITSVEVLNDRVVVQGEVDFRIIYLSNDPLKKISFVSSCAEFSKVFDMLGVRPGMAYEVKDDLIYSYCSALSQRKLSAKAIVEICLLVKSSTSIEYLDHIEDESLRFLKERITISNPLTFTEQITKKEILEIPQGKSSIREILRSFARLSDKNIKFDRKKLAIDLKIDIKTLYSPDIGQNPLETVEHEMFAEHFVELSNIPDDLEPIVKFYIKSFKVSPKTDEVGELRRIEYDIVVEAEIAFNQLETIEPIVDVYSTMHELKESKKFLNIEQFVGKTRQVHTIKEVVVLPSEPEQIFSLSGRVEIDMVKAEKNAAQVKGVLVVFLIYISKDEQDIIKSATTQIPFSIKIDLDGTEEQDKVYDDIDIENLSFSILSANEVEIRAHLVAELWAKRSVNVEIISDVQMLEKIEKEEERLASMYIYTVQKGDTLWKIAKKYKTTVEKLMSFNQLENAEIFPGQKLLIVR, from the coding sequence TTGGATAAAAGGTATGAAAAGATTGAGTACATGAACGTGTATGGGTCAGACTCGCAAAAAGTTATTGTAGAAGGGGAGATTTTACTTCCTGAGATAAAGCCTGATGTCCTAAAAGTATTGCAGACAGATGCAGATGTTTTTATCACAAGCGTAGAGGTTTTAAATGATAGGGTGGTGGTTCAGGGTGAAGTGGATTTTAGAATAATTTACCTTTCAAATGACCCGCTTAAGAAAATCTCCTTTGTTTCAAGCTGTGCCGAGTTTTCTAAGGTGTTTGATATGTTGGGAGTAAGACCGGGTATGGCATATGAGGTAAAAGATGACCTTATATACAGCTATTGCTCGGCACTTAGCCAAAGAAAACTTTCAGCAAAAGCAATAGTTGAGATTTGCCTTTTAGTCAAATCGTCAACCTCAATTGAGTATTTAGACCATATTGAAGATGAATCGTTAAGGTTCCTAAAAGAAAGAATTACTATTTCCAACCCACTTACATTTACAGAGCAAATTACTAAAAAGGAAATCTTAGAGATTCCACAAGGAAAATCTTCAATCAGAGAGATTTTGCGCTCATTTGCAAGACTATCTGATAAGAATATCAAGTTTGACAGAAAGAAGCTTGCTATTGATTTGAAGATTGATATCAAGACTCTTTATTCTCCTGACATAGGTCAAAATCCTCTTGAGACGGTTGAACATGAAATGTTTGCTGAACATTTTGTTGAACTTTCGAATATTCCAGATGACTTAGAACCTATTGTGAAGTTTTATATAAAGAGCTTTAAAGTTTCTCCCAAGACAGATGAGGTAGGGGAGCTAAGGAGAATTGAATATGACATTGTGGTTGAGGCAGAGATAGCATTCAATCAGCTTGAAACAATTGAACCTATTGTAGATGTTTATTCCACAATGCATGAACTAAAAGAGTCTAAGAAGTTTTTGAACATAGAACAGTTTGTTGGAAAAACTCGGCAGGTACACACAATCAAAGAGGTAGTAGTTCTTCCAAGTGAACCAGAGCAGATTTTTTCGTTGTCTGGTAGAGTTGAAATTGACATGGTAAAGGCTGAAAAGAATGCAGCTCAAGTAAAAGGTGTACTTGTTGTCTTTTTGATTTATATTTCAAAGGATGAGCAGGACATTATAAAAAGTGCAACCACCCAAATCCCATTTTCCATCAAGATTGACTTGGATGGAACTGAAGAACAAGACAAGGTCTATGATGACATTGATATTGAAAACCTGTCATTTTCTATCTTGTCAGCAAACGAAGTTGAAATAAGGGCACATCTGGTGGCTGAACTTTGGGCAAAACGCTCTGTAAATGTGGAGATCATAAGTGATGTACAGATGCTCGAAAAGATAGAAAAAGAAGAAGAGAGACTTGCCTCAATGTATATCTATACGGTCCAGAAAGGTGATACCCTCTGGAAAATTGCCAAAAAGTATAAAACAACAGTTGAAAAGCTAATGAGTTTTAATCAATTAGAAAATGCTGAAATTTTTCCTGGTCAAAAACTTTTGATAGTAAGATAA
- the murC gene encoding UDP-N-acetylmuramate--L-alanine ligase encodes MNKFFLIGIGGISMSAIALILKNHGHIVEGSDMQESITTRMLREKGINVYIGHDENHIKGDEIVIFTAAIPKDNPELVKAKRLGLKVYERAEFLGMLMKDYKNVIAVSGTHGKTTTTSMIGYILKKALLNPTVLVGAFVKQLGGNFCIGSSEYLVVEACEYVDSFLNFNPSIGVILNIDNDHLDYFKDIESIKDSFRKFALKIPQNGFIVANLDDENVYSVASYLKQNVIYFSTKTKADFWADNITSCNGYYEFDVVNKDFKHLCHIKLNIPGFHNVYNSLAAFSVAYTLGIDKNTIKEAIFEFCGASRRLEKLGKIDGIVLYDDYAHHPTEIEATLRTLKKLAKEKVIVIFQPHTFSRLKSLMEGFVKSLSLADKVIVTDVYAAREKNVYGVSSKDLYEKLKKAGVDCEYIDQFEKIAEYVLNTAQKGDIVATIGAGDVNKCIELILDKSPVKS; translated from the coding sequence ATGAATAAATTTTTTTTAATCGGCATTGGTGGAATATCGATGAGTGCAATCGCACTCATTCTTAAAAATCATGGACATATTGTAGAAGGTTCTGATATGCAAGAGAGTATAACCACCAGAATGCTTAGGGAAAAGGGAATTAACGTATATATAGGACATGATGAAAACCACATAAAAGGCGATGAGATAGTAATTTTCACAGCGGCCATTCCAAAAGACAATCCAGAACTTGTAAAGGCAAAAAGGCTGGGACTTAAAGTTTATGAAAGAGCTGAATTTTTAGGAATGCTCATGAAAGATTATAAAAATGTTATAGCGGTTTCTGGCACACATGGAAAAACCACTACTACTTCAATGATAGGATACATTTTAAAAAAAGCTCTTTTAAATCCTACAGTCTTGGTTGGGGCATTTGTAAAACAGCTTGGTGGAAATTTCTGTATTGGTTCCAGTGAGTATTTAGTTGTTGAGGCATGTGAATACGTCGATAGTTTTTTAAATTTCAATCCCAGCATTGGTGTAATTTTGAACATTGACAATGACCATTTGGACTATTTTAAGGATATAGAGTCAATCAAAGACTCCTTCAGAAAGTTTGCTCTCAAAATTCCCCAAAACGGATTTATTGTTGCAAATCTTGACGATGAGAATGTTTATTCAGTTGCAAGTTATTTAAAGCAAAATGTAATATATTTTTCCACCAAAACAAAGGCAGATTTTTGGGCAGACAATATAACTTCATGCAATGGCTATTATGAATTTGATGTTGTTAACAAAGATTTTAAACATCTTTGCCATATTAAACTCAATATCCCTGGATTTCACAATGTGTATAATAGCTTAGCAGCTTTTTCAGTTGCATACACATTGGGAATTGATAAAAATACTATCAAAGAAGCTATTTTTGAATTTTGTGGCGCATCTCGAAGACTCGAGAAATTAGGTAAAATTGACGGCATAGTCCTTTATGATGACTATGCTCACCACCCTACTGAAATAGAAGCAACACTTAGGACGTTGAAAAAATTAGCCAAAGAAAAAGTTATTGTAATCTTTCAGCCACATACATTTAGTAGACTCAAAAGTCTCATGGAAGGGTTTGTAAAAAGTCTTTCTTTAGCAGACAAAGTTATTGTCACTGATGTCTATGCTGCGCGGGAAAAGAACGTGTACGGTGTTAGCTCAAAAGATTTATATGAAAAGCTCAAAAAAGCAGGTGTTGACTGCGAGTATATAGATCAATTTGAAAAAATAGCAGAATATGTATTGAATACTGCTCAAAAGGGTGACATTGTTGCAACAATCGGTGCGGGTGATGTAAACAAGTGTATAGAGTTAATACTTGACAAATCACCTGTGAAATCATAA
- the purR gene encoding pur operon repressor translates to MEKAGKAERLIYITNILTQNPMKIFSLSFFCEKLNCAKSTLSEDIDLISKVFVETGQGRLETISGAAGGVYYIPVMKKEDEIEFLNFLKNELQNPERIVSGGFVYINDIVFSPEIIKKAAKIFLRLFLEKEIDYIATVEAKGIALASYVAQYFNKPLVVARSGSKFTEGSTVNISYISGTTGKIETMTMAKKAIKRGSRVLFIDDFMRGGGTVRGMRDLLSEFESTLVGVGVLIATKDKKSIDIDYKSLLILDTLDAENKKIEFSINNQVIS, encoded by the coding sequence ATGGAAAAGGCAGGAAAGGCCGAAAGGCTTATATATATTACTAATATCTTAACGCAAAATCCAATGAAGATTTTTAGTTTAAGTTTTTTTTGTGAGAAATTGAACTGTGCTAAATCTACTTTGAGTGAAGATATTGACCTCATATCAAAGGTATTTGTTGAGACAGGACAAGGCAGGCTTGAGACAATAAGCGGTGCTGCTGGCGGTGTTTATTATATTCCGGTTATGAAGAAAGAGGATGAGATAGAATTTTTGAACTTTTTGAAAAATGAGCTTCAAAACCCAGAGAGAATTGTATCTGGGGGATTTGTATATATAAACGACATTGTATTCAGCCCAGAGATAATTAAAAAGGCTGCAAAGATTTTTTTGAGGCTTTTTTTAGAAAAAGAAATAGACTATATTGCCACTGTTGAGGCAAAAGGAATTGCACTTGCATCTTATGTTGCACAGTATTTTAACAAACCATTGGTTGTTGCGCGAAGTGGAAGCAAGTTTACAGAAGGCTCAACAGTCAATATCTCATACATCTCAGGAACAACAGGGAAGATTGAGACAATGACAATGGCAAAAAAGGCTATAAAAAGAGGCTCAAGGGTGCTTTTTATAGACGATTTTATGCGCGGCGGTGGTACTGTTCGTGGGATGAGAGACTTGCTCAGTGAATTTGAATCTACATTGGTGGGAGTTGGGGTTTTGATTGCCACAAAGGATAAAAAAAGCATTGATATAGATTATAAAAGCCTTTTGATTTTAGATACCCTTGATGCAGAAAACAAAAAGATTGAATTTTCGATAAATAATCAAGTAATTTCATAA
- the spoVG gene encoding septation regulator SpoVG yields MQVTDVRIRKITNEGRMKAIVSVTFDNCFVVHDIKIIEGQNGLFIAMPSRKTPEGEFKDIAHPINQEMRDMVQKAVIEKYEAVISAGE; encoded by the coding sequence ATGCAGGTGACAGATGTTAGGATTAGAAAGATTACAAATGAGGGCAGGATGAAGGCTATTGTATCTGTGACATTTGACAACTGTTTTGTTGTGCATGACATTAAGATTATCGAGGGGCAAAATGGATTATTTATTGCAATGCCGAGTAGAAAGACACCAGAGGGTGAATTCAAAGACATTGCACATCCCATAAACCAAGAGATGCGCGATATGGTTCAAAAAGCTGTAATTGAAAAATATGAAGCTGTTATTTCAGCTGGAGAATAA
- a CDS encoding divergent polysaccharide deacetylase family protein gives MKLRRYILIVIKKAKLSQYFIPLLAIFCFIVLTLVYIFYNPKPQAVETSAQSQAYVALIFEDAGMDEQEIQKLLEINLPFDVAIIPFLPFSNKIALMCSKNNKEVLMHLSMEPEDQNTVWLTPRSIMNNTPDDEVEKVFKDAMLNLPHSKGFSIHLGTLVCTNEKIVSHLVNLAKANNMIIVDSTSSPRSLFPKIGKQKGIDVIPHDVILDSKNELKPIQDKFKLLFNKAKKKGFAVGIGHLGQEGGLTTIEAFKEVLKDAQRENIKFVFVSDIAKLIKQTD, from the coding sequence ATGAAATTAAGAAGATATATTCTCATTGTCATCAAGAAAGCAAAGCTAAGTCAATATTTCATTCCTTTACTTGCAATTTTTTGTTTTATTGTGCTTACACTTGTTTACATTTTTTACAATCCAAAACCACAAGCTGTTGAAACCTCGGCACAATCTCAAGCTTATGTAGCGTTGATATTCGAAGATGCAGGAATGGATGAGCAAGAGATTCAAAAACTTTTGGAGATTAATCTTCCATTTGATGTTGCAATCATTCCTTTCTTGCCTTTTTCCAATAAGATTGCTCTTATGTGCAGCAAAAATAATAAAGAGGTTCTGATGCACCTTTCAATGGAACCCGAAGACCAGAATACTGTTTGGCTAACTCCGCGCAGTATAATGAATAATACTCCTGATGATGAGGTGGAGAAAGTATTCAAAGATGCAATGTTAAATCTACCGCACAGCAAAGGCTTTAGTATTCATTTGGGAACACTTGTGTGTACAAATGAGAAAATAGTCAGCCACTTAGTGAACTTGGCAAAGGCAAACAATATGATAATTGTTGACTCAACATCATCACCAAGATCATTATTTCCAAAGATTGGAAAGCAAAAAGGTATTGATGTGATACCCCATGATGTCATCCTGGACTCAAAAAATGAGTTAAAGCCTATACAAGATAAATTTAAACTTCTTTTTAACAAAGCAAAGAAAAAAGGTTTTGCAGTGGGAATTGGACATTTGGGGCAGGAAGGTGGCCTTACAACTATTGAGGCATTTAAAGAAGTATTAAAAGATGCTCAAAGAGAAAACATAAAATTTGTATTTGTGTCAGATATTGCTAAATTAATTAAACAAACTGACTAA
- a CDS encoding nucleoside deaminase: MYIYNVMKKLIDYVSSMEDIPIAAAVLRDGEIISIQKNDSKNAIFHAEILAILDAASKLSTKDLRGCEMVVTKEPCPMCMSAIVLSKIDRLYFGARDFKMGAAESCFKLSQDPNLNHKVEVIGGICEEECKALLKSFFEKRRI, from the coding sequence ATGTATATATATAATGTAATGAAAAAACTAATAGATTATGTAAGTTCTATGGAAGACATTCCCATAGCGGCAGCAGTGCTCAGAGATGGTGAGATTATCAGTATACAAAAAAATGATAGCAAAAATGCCATATTTCACGCAGAAATCCTTGCGATACTTGATGCCGCATCGAAGTTATCTACAAAGGACTTAAGAGGCTGCGAGATGGTTGTGACAAAAGAGCCTTGTCCTATGTGTATGAGTGCGATAGTTCTGAGTAAGATTGATAGGCTTTACTTTGGTGCAAGGGACTTTAAAATGGGAGCTGCAGAATCTTGTTTTAAGCTTTCTCAAGATCCAAACCTAAATCATAAAGTTGAAGTAATAGGCGGAATATGCGAAGAAGAATGCAAAGCCCTTTTAAAGAGTTTTTTTGAAAAAAGAAGGATTTAA
- a CDS encoding ATP-binding protein: MENKFLQLVFSSSLQLVKTIEKEILSFLMREADITAEELLEFKLIVNELLINAIIHGNKGDSSKSVKVKIGVVDKKLSYIVVEDEGEGFDIEEVFKEYTPCEENEKIEDLYEFGRGLMIVSSLCEKVKQNQRGNKIVALRRLKREEVNHF; the protein is encoded by the coding sequence ATGGAGAATAAGTTTTTACAGCTTGTTTTTAGTAGCAGTCTTCAACTTGTCAAGACAATTGAAAAGGAAATACTTTCATTTTTGATGAGAGAGGCAGATATTACTGCCGAAGAGCTTTTAGAATTCAAACTTATAGTAAATGAGCTTTTGATAAATGCCATTATTCATGGGAACAAAGGTGATAGTTCAAAAAGCGTGAAAGTAAAGATAGGAGTTGTTGACAAAAAACTTAGTTATATTGTGGTAGAAGATGAAGGTGAAGGGTTTGATATTGAAGAAGTATTCAAGGAGTACACACCGTGTGAAGAAAATGAGAAAATTGAGGATTTGTATGAATTCGGACGAGGACTTATGATAGTTTCTTCTCTTTGTGAGAAGGTAAAACAGAATCAGAGAGGAAACAAGATTGTTGCTCTTCGAAGACTTAAAAGAGAGGAAGTAAATCATTTTTGA
- a CDS encoding DeoR/GlpR family DNA-binding transcription regulator translates to MLSATRRQKIKEILMEKKSVTVTELCNIFNVSDETIRRDLKKLEQEGIIEKNYGGAILKEGFTIVPPISQRAKEFIQEKEKIAKEAVKRIKEGMIIILDTGTTTYQIARNLKTAQNITVITNGVNIINELVTNSNINLFLVGGKVKSSNFSIVGPEAQKSFTQFSADIAFIGTSGISLEKGLTTSDIFEAEVKKAMIESSKEVIVVADSSKFLKNAMVSFCSLNKVTEIITSGEIDSELVEKFRQKGVKLTIV, encoded by the coding sequence ATGCTCTCTGCAACAAGAAGGCAAAAGATAAAGGAAATCTTAATGGAAAAAAAGAGTGTGACTGTCACAGAATTGTGCAATATCTTCAATGTATCAGATGAGACTATCCGACGTGACCTCAAAAAACTTGAGCAGGAAGGAATAATCGAGAAGAATTACGGAGGAGCAATTCTAAAAGAAGGATTTACAATTGTTCCACCTATTTCTCAAAGAGCAAAAGAATTTATACAAGAAAAAGAAAAAATAGCAAAAGAAGCTGTAAAGAGGATTAAAGAAGGGATGATAATAATCTTAGATACAGGCACAACTACCTACCAAATAGCAAGGAACTTAAAGACAGCACAAAACATAACTGTAATTACTAATGGTGTAAATATTATAAACGAGCTTGTAACAAACAGCAATATTAACCTTTTCCTGGTTGGTGGTAAAGTAAAGAGTTCAAATTTTTCCATAGTAGGTCCTGAGGCACAAAAAAGTTTTACGCAATTTAGTGCTGATATAGCGTTTATTGGAACAAGTGGAATTTCACTCGAAAAAGGGCTTACCACCTCTGACATATTCGAAGCAGAGGTAAAGAAGGCAATGATTGAAAGCAGTAAGGAAGTAATAGTAGTTGCCGACAGCAGTAAGTTTTTGAAAAATGCTATGGTTTCGTTTTGCAGTTTGAACAAGGTCACAGAGATTATAACCTCAGGAGAAATTGACAGTGAACTTGTTGAAAAGTTTAGGCAAAAAGGTGTAAAGCTCACCATTGTATAA
- the xylB gene encoding xylulokinase: protein MSKILTIDIGTTACKVIVFDLQGNILAKSNREYPTYTPQIEWAEQDPNDWWSECVSGIKECLQQTDGSSIVAIGLSSQRETVVPLDKDGNILYRAISWMDRRSRLEAEQISQEFGKETIHKITGLIPDSTFTATKLLWFKKYEPDVLKKATVFLQPKEFIGYKLTGEAATDHSLASRTMMFDINKRQWWQDIFEFVGVKQNQFPKLCYADEIIGYLKDDVAKMLGLKSGIPVISGGGDRPLEAVGAGIIGSRVMESTGTATNVSMSSNKVPEQLDPRVICSCHVIRDYYLIEQGISTSGTILRWVRDNLYRGEKEKGENAYEIIDKEAENSSPGANGIVLLPFFMGSRATRWNPDARGVLFGLTLTHSRGDIARSVLEGISYEIRACIEILEGMGLKVESVVSMGGGAKSTVWSKIKADILGKKVIVEKVSEAASKGAMLLAAVAIGARESLIEEKREVLFEYMPNPNNQRVYDKVYEIYNELYNSVSSIYPKISKISS from the coding sequence ATGAGCAAAATTCTTACAATTGACATAGGTACAACAGCATGCAAGGTAATAGTTTTTGATTTACAAGGTAATATTTTGGCAAAGTCAAATAGGGAATATCCCACTTACACACCCCAGATTGAATGGGCAGAACAAGACCCGAACGATTGGTGGAGTGAGTGCGTAAGTGGGATTAAGGAGTGTCTTCAGCAGACAGATGGCAGTAGCATTGTTGCCATAGGTCTTTCATCTCAAAGAGAGACAGTTGTTCCACTTGATAAGGACGGCAATATTTTGTACAGAGCTATTTCATGGATGGACAGGCGCTCACGGCTTGAAGCTGAACAAATCTCACAGGAATTTGGGAAAGAAACTATACATAAAATCACAGGACTTATTCCAGATTCAACCTTTACAGCAACAAAGCTTTTGTGGTTTAAAAAGTATGAGCCAGATGTTTTAAAAAAGGCTACAGTTTTCTTGCAACCAAAAGAGTTTATCGGGTATAAACTAACAGGTGAGGCGGCAACAGACCATTCGCTGGCAAGCAGGACAATGATGTTTGATATAAACAAGAGACAGTGGTGGCAAGATATCTTTGAATTTGTAGGTGTGAAACAAAATCAGTTTCCGAAGCTATGCTATGCAGATGAGATAATAGGGTACTTAAAAGATGATGTTGCAAAGATGCTTGGACTTAAAAGTGGCATTCCTGTTATAAGCGGTGGTGGAGACAGGCCTTTAGAAGCAGTTGGTGCAGGCATTATTGGTTCGCGTGTTATGGAGTCGACTGGCACAGCAACAAACGTGTCAATGTCATCAAACAAGGTTCCAGAACAGCTTGATCCGAGAGTTATTTGTTCATGCCATGTAATAAGAGATTATTACCTGATTGAACAAGGTATATCAACAAGCGGCACTATCCTAAGATGGGTTCGGGACAACCTATACAGAGGCGAAAAAGAAAAAGGCGAGAACGCCTATGAGATAATTGACAAAGAGGCAGAAAATTCAAGCCCTGGAGCAAATGGGATTGTGCTTTTGCCATTTTTCATGGGGTCACGTGCAACAAGGTGGAATCCTGATGCAAGAGGGGTTTTGTTTGGTCTGACACTTACACATTCAAGGGGAGATATAGCAAGAAGTGTATTGGAAGGAATATCATATGAGATTCGTGCATGCATAGAGATTTTAGAAGGTATGGGCTTGAAGGTTGAAAGTGTTGTTTCAATGGGTGGCGGGGCAAAGAGCACTGTGTGGAGCAAGATAAAAGCTGATATTTTGGGGAAGAAAGTGATTGTTGAAAAGGTGTCAGAGGCTGCGTCAAAAGGAGCAATGCTTTTAGCAGCAGTGGCGATTGGTGCAAGAGAAAGCCTTATTGAAGAAAAACGCGAGGTGCTCTTTGAATATATGCCAAACCCAAACAACCAAAGAGTTTATGACAAGGTGTATGAAATTTACAATGAACTGTATAATTCAGTGTCCAGTATATATCCAAAGATTTCCAAGATTTCAAGCTAA
- a CDS encoding class II fructose-bisphosphate aldolase, with translation MLVNLNDVLGYTKVKKFGVGMFNGLSADFYEGLIDAAEELKTPIIIGIADRFVDRLDFEMLAEVMIFLAKRSSVPVCVHLDHAKSLKNIIRAIKAGFTSVMFDGSNLPFEENIKKTKEVVEIAHSVGVSVEGELGVVGRGEWDFKNPEFYTKPEEAEVFAKQTGVDALAVSIGTVHGVYKGEPKLDFERLAEIRKRVDCYLVLHGGSGLSDDDFKKCIEYGINKVNIFTDLTLAINEKLPEFIKTTDNLTPAIFEKIRMIVKEEAIKKLKVFGSYDII, from the coding sequence TTGCTTGTAAATTTAAATGATGTTTTGGGTTACACAAAGGTAAAAAAATTTGGTGTGGGGATGTTCAACGGCCTTTCTGCAGACTTTTATGAAGGCTTAATTGACGCAGCAGAAGAGCTAAAAACCCCTATTATAATTGGGATTGCTGATAGGTTTGTTGACAGGCTTGACTTTGAGATGCTTGCAGAGGTAATGATTTTCCTTGCAAAAAGATCATCTGTGCCTGTGTGTGTGCATCTTGACCATGCAAAGAGCCTGAAAAATATCATCAGAGCAATAAAGGCTGGGTTTACATCTGTCATGTTTGACGGTTCAAACTTGCCGTTTGAGGAAAATATAAAGAAAACCAAGGAAGTTGTTGAGATAGCGCATTCTGTTGGTGTGAGTGTTGAGGGAGAACTTGGCGTTGTTGGAAGAGGCGAGTGGGATTTTAAAAATCCAGAGTTTTATACAAAGCCTGAAGAGGCAGAAGTATTTGCAAAACAAACAGGTGTTGATGCTTTAGCTGTTTCAATTGGTACAGTTCACGGTGTCTACAAGGGCGAGCCTAAGCTTGATTTTGAAAGACTTGCGGAAATTAGAAAAAGAGTTGATTGTTATCTTGTTTTGCACGGTGGCTCTGGGCTTTCAGATGATGATTTTAAAAAGTGTATAGAGTACGGAATTAACAAGGTGAATATTTTTACTGATCTGACTTTAGCGATAAATGAGAAGCTTCCTGAGTTTATCAAAACCACAGATAATTTGACTCCTGCAATCTTTGAGAAAATTAGAATGATTGTGAAAGAGGAAGCCATAAAGAAGTTAAAGGTTTTTGGAAGCTATGATATAATTTAG
- a CDS encoding sugar phosphate isomerase/epimerase family protein, translated as MNEPIYKYLKIGTIHFMSYPQVIDGEGPIEETLKSILEDDYFNAVEITWIKDNEVRRRVKDMLKSAHITVAYGGQPRLLRTGLNPNDYDSEKRRKAIEILKEGIDEAYELGAVGFGFLSRQYDEARKEEAFKILVDTTKELCEYAKSKGNLMVELEVFDFDIDKKSLIGPAELAARFAAEIRKEYDNFGLIVDLSHLPLTRETAQQALLPVKDYLTHVHIGNAVVKDKNHPAYGDKHPMFGIEGGENDVEEVIEFLRVLKEIGFLNPEKRPILSFEVSPMPGQDPKIVLASSKRVLNEAWARL; from the coding sequence ATGAACGAGCCAATTTATAAATATCTCAAAATTGGAACAATTCATTTCATGTCTTACCCGCAGGTAATTGATGGAGAAGGCCCAATTGAAGAGACTTTAAAGTCAATACTTGAAGATGATTACTTCAATGCGGTAGAGATAACATGGATAAAGGATAACGAGGTAAGAAGAAGAGTCAAAGACATGCTAAAATCTGCACACATCACAGTTGCATATGGTGGTCAGCCAAGACTTTTGAGAACAGGCTTAAATCCAAACGACTACGACAGTGAAAAGAGAAGAAAAGCAATAGAGATTTTGAAAGAAGGCATTGATGAAGCATATGAGCTTGGCGCTGTTGGTTTTGGATTTTTGTCAAGGCAATATGATGAGGCACGCAAAGAGGAAGCATTCAAGATATTAGTTGATACAACAAAAGAGCTCTGCGAGTATGCAAAGTCAAAGGGGAACCTCATGGTAGAGCTTGAGGTATTCGACTTTGACATTGACAAAAAAAGTTTGATTGGACCTGCTGAGCTTGCAGCAAGATTCGCAGCCGAGATAAGAAAAGAATACGACAACTTTGGGTTGATTGTGGATTTGAGCCATTTGCCACTTACAAGAGAAACAGCACAGCAGGCACTTTTGCCAGTAAAAGACTATCTTACACATGTTCACATAGGAAATGCAGTTGTGAAAGACAAAAACCATCCTGCGTATGGTGACAAGCATCCAATGTTTGGAATTGAAGGCGGAGAGAACGATGTTGAAGAGGTAATTGAATTTTTGAGAGTCTTAAAAGAGATAGGTTTTTTAAACCCAGAAAAAAGACCTATCTTGAGCTTTGAAGTATCACCTATGCCAGGGCAAGACCCGAAAATTGTGCTTGCAAGTTCAAAGAGGGTTTTGAACGAAGCATGGGCAAGACTGTAA